The genomic segment AACCATGTATCAATTTGAAGAAAATGAGCATAGTAGTATCTGTATGTTCTCGCACACAGATCACTCCAGGAATGAATCCATTTTTCAATCGCTTTCAGAATCTGGTGTTAATATCTCCTTACGTGGAGGAGGCCTTCGTCTGGCGCCACATTACTATAACTCGCCTGATGAGGTAGATCAGATTCTGTCACTTCTAAGGGAAAATGTCTGATTATCTCAGCGGAACCTGAACAACATGTTGGCGTTCATCAAATAATACCATCATGTTTTGAAAAAGCTGGAAAATAAATTGAGGGGTCAACCATGAACCAATCAAGCAGAATTAGCCTAATTCTCACCCTGGGGATTATGCTTGCGCTGGGAAGCTGTGCCAAGGAAGATGCATCCATAGTGTCTTCGGCCAAGGTACCTGTAACCACTCAATCAACCCTGGCTGCCAATGAATTTCAGAAGGGGATGATATTTGCCAACAAACTTCAAACTGTACAGGCTGCCACACATTTTCGTCTTGCCCTGGATGCGGATCCCACATTTGCCACGGCCTGGTTGAACCTGGCCTATGTTTCCCCGGGAACTGCCCTGTTTGTTGCGTATCTGGACTCTGCCAAGGCATATGCATCACAAGCCAGTGAGGGTGAACAGTTAATAATTAAAGCCGCTAAATATGGATTTGAAGGGAATAATACCAAACAAGAGAGGACCTTACAAAAGCTGGTTGATAAGTTCCCCGGGGATGAATCTGCACATCTACTTCTGGGTAATTATTACTTTGGTCTCCGCCTGTACCAACAGGCCATTCTTTCCTACAACCAGGCTACAAAAGTGAATAATAATTTGGCTATTCTTCACAATCAGTTGGGCTATTCACAAAGAGCCCTGGGGAATTATGGAGAGGCTGAAAAAGCCTTCAAATTCTATATTAAATTGAACCCTGACAATCCCAACGCCTATGACTCATATGCTGAGCTACTCATGGAAATGGGGCGTTTTAACGAGTCCATAGAATTCTATGCCAGAGCACTTGAACAGGATCCGAATTTTATGGCAAGTCATATTGGTCTCGCCTGCAATTATATCTTTTTGGGTGAGCAAAATAGAGCCCGAATACAATTGGAGCTATTAAAGGAAAATGCTCGAAATGTTATCGATACCAGACGAGCTATTTTTACTGAAGCATTGACTTATGTTAGCGAGGGAAATATTTCTCAGGCAATTGAGTCCATGCTGTCAAATCTTAAACTGTCTCAAGCAAGTCAAGATGTAGGAAACATGGCCAACGATCTGGTCATTTTGGGGAATCTTTATCTTGAACTACACCAACCTTCTGTAGCATTGGCTCACTTTGATAAATCCATGGATGTGATTGATAAATCTAATCTACCCCAAGCTGTCAAAATCAACGGCCACACCACTCATCTGTATAATGTTGCGCGAGTTTTTACAGTCCAGGGTGAATTCGAAAAGGCCAAAGAGACCTCAGGCCTATTTGCTGAGCAAGTGGGTATCAGAAAAAATCCTATTCAGATAAAACTAATCTCCCAATTGGATGGAATCATAGCCCTTGAGGAAAAAAAGTACCAAACTGCCATTGACAAGCTCAAGGAAGCCAATCAATTGAACCCCTATAATCTTTTTCGCATGGGACAAGCATATGAGGGACTGGGTGATATTGAGCAGGCAGCCAGTTTCATGCTAC from the Candidatus Neomarinimicrobiota bacterium genome contains:
- a CDS encoding tetratricopeptide repeat protein; the protein is MNQSSRISLILTLGIMLALGSCAKEDASIVSSAKVPVTTQSTLAANEFQKGMIFANKLQTVQAATHFRLALDADPTFATAWLNLAYVSPGTALFVAYLDSAKAYASQASEGEQLIIKAAKYGFEGNNTKQERTLQKLVDKFPGDESAHLLLGNYYFGLRLYQQAILSYNQATKVNNNLAILHNQLGYSQRALGNYGEAEKAFKFYIKLNPDNPNAYDSYAELLMEMGRFNESIEFYARALEQDPNFMASHIGLACNYIFLGEQNRARIQLELLKENARNVIDTRRAIFTEALTYVSEGNISQAIESMLSNLKLSQASQDVGNMANDLVILGNLYLELHQPSVALAHFDKSMDVIDKSNLPQAVKINGHTTHLYNVARVFTVQGEFEKAKETSGLFAEQVGIRKNPIQIKLISQLDGIIALEEKKYQTAIDKLKEANQLNPYNLFRMGQAYEGLGDIEQAASFMLRAEELNVLNSMDQVLVLSKTKFAKNPA